A region from the Rosa rugosa chromosome 6, drRosRugo1.1, whole genome shotgun sequence genome encodes:
- the LOC133714223 gene encoding AAA-ATPase At2g46620-like encodes MVRFMGVVYFLLFLIPLFYVLRFLSRTSLLHMVVKSWQSLIDRFHVYQFYKVPQFNHNFQENQLYRKISVYLNSLPNIEDSDFTNLFSGSKSNDIFFQHDNNHSVHDTFLSAKVSWTNEKSDVDGIRSYVLRIKKTDKRRVFRQYFQHILTVSDEIEQRNKDIKLYMNLATENERWRSVPFTHPATLDTVVMDMELKNKVRSDLEQFLKSKQYYHRLGRVWKRSFLLYGPSGTGKTSFIAAMARFLSYDVYDIDMSKVSDDSDLKMLLLQTSPKSLIVVEDLDRFLSEKSTAVSPSGLLNFMDGIVSSCGEERVLVFTMNGKEHVDKLVMRPGRVDVHIHFPLCDFSAFKSLANTYLGVKEHKLFPQVEEIFQSGGSLSPAEIGEIMISNRSSPSRALKSVISALQTDVDNKTTVKVAQALTSSGSGRSVDESGEPGTVFCRESVHTVREFRKLYGLLRLGSRRKEEPPVVPLDRSSSEKEGSRHERMIV; translated from the coding sequence ATGGTCCGGTTCATGGGTGTCGTCTacttcctcctcttcctcatacCTCTGTTCTATGTTCTTAGGTTCTTGTCCAGAACATCCCTGCTTCACATGGTCGTGAAATCATGGCAATCTTTAATCGACAGGTTTCATGTTTACCAGTTCTACAAGGTCCCCCAGTTCAACCACAACTTCCAAGAGAACCAGCTCTACCGGAAAATCTCTGTCTACCTTAACTCCCTCCCCAACATTGAAGACTCCGACTTCACCAACCTTTTCTCCGGTTCCAAATCCAACGACATATTCTTCCAACACGACAACAACCACTCCGTACACGACACCTTCCTCAGCGCCAAGGTTTCCTGGACCAACGAGAAGTCAGACGTCGACGGAATCCGGTCCTACGTTTTGAGAATCAAGAAAACAGACAAGAGACGTGTTTTCCGGCAGTACTTCCAGCACATATTGACCGTGTCCGACGAGATTGAACAACGGAATAAAGACATCAAGCTGTACATGAATCTCGCCACCGAGAACGAACGGTGGAGATCGGTCCCCTTCACCCACCCGGCAACCTTGGACACGGTCGTCATGGACATGGAGCTCAAGAACAAGGTCCGGTCTGATCTAGAACAATTCTTAAAGTCCAAGCAATACTACCACAGACTCGGTCGTGTCTGGAAACGAAGCTTCTTACTCTACGGTCCTTCCGGGACCGGGAAAACCAGTTTCATCGCCGCCATGGCCAGGTTCCTGTCGTACGACGTATACGACATCGACATGTCCAAAGTCTCCGACGATTCCGATCTGAAAATGCTCCTCTTACAAACCTCGCCCAAGTCGTTAATTGTCGTGGAAGATCTCGACCGTTTCTTGTCGGAGAAATCAACGGCTGTGAGCCCCTCGGGATTGCTGAACTTCATGGACGGAATCGTCTCCAGCTGCGGCGAGGAGAGAGTGTTGGTGTTCACGATGAACGGAAAAGAACACGTGGACAAGTTGGTCAtgcggccgggtcgggtcgacgtCCATATCCATTTCCCGCTCTGTGATTTTTCGGCTTTCAAAAGCTTGGCCAACACGTACTTAGGGGTCAAAGAACACAAGCTGTTTCCTCAGGTGGAGGAGATTTTCCAGAGCGGCGGGAGTTTAAGTCCGGCGGAGATCGGAGAGATCATGATATCGAATCGGAGCTCGCCGAGTCGGGCCTTGAAGTCGGTGATATCGGCGCTGCAGACGGACGTGGATAACAAGACGACGGTGAAGGTGGCGCAGGCGTTGACGAGtagcgggtcgggtcggtcggtgGACGAGTCGGGTGAGCCGGGGACGGTGTTTTGTAGGGAGAGTGTTCACACGGTGAGGGAGTTCAGGAAGTTGTATGGGCTTTTGAGATTGGGGAGTAGGAGAAAGGAGGAGCCGCCGGTGGTGCCGTTGGATAGGAGTTCGTCGGAAAAAGAAGGATCACGGCATGAAAGGATGATCGTGTAA